From the genome of Streptomyces spinoverrucosus:
TCGCCCGCATCAGTGTCAAGGGCATCTACGTCGAGCCGGTCATCCACGCCTGCGCCGAACTCTTCGACAACGCCACCCGCTACTCGCCGCCGAGCACCAAGGTGCACGTCACCGCGGTCCAGGTGCAGACCGGCGTCGCCATCGAGATCGAGGACGCCGGCGTCAGCTTCAGCGAGGAGGCCCGCGCCCGGATCGAGGGCATGCTGGAGCGCGCCAAGGCCGGCGTCGACCTCCAGGACCTCGGAGACGCCCCGCGCCTCGGCCTCGCCGTCGTGGGCCGCCTGTGCCGGGCGTACAACATGCAGGTCGCGCTGCGCTCCTCGGCGTACGGCGGGGTCCGGGCCGTGGTCATCGTGCCGAGCAACATGCTGACCGACGAGCCCGGTGTCGGACTCGCGCACGGCATCGGCGCCACCTCTGTGCCGACCGTCTCGCCCGACGCGCTGGAGGGCCCCAAGCGCCCGCCGAAGCGGCGCCGTCCGACCAGCCCGAAGATCCCCGCCTCGGTCTCCCCGGAGGACGACGTCCCGGTCGTCACCGAGTGGACCGCGAACGGCCTGCCGCAGCGCCGCAGCCGCGTGAAGACCCCGCTCAGCCAGCGGATCCGCGAGCAGTACGCCGCCGAACGCGCCGAGAAGGAGGCCGCCGAACGGGAGGGGCGTGAACCCCGGTCCGTCTGGGGCGCCCCCGAACCCAAGGCCGAGAACAAGGACCAGCCCCCGCCCGGAATGTGGGTCGAGGCGTTCATGGAGGGGCTCAAGCGACCGAAGCCGACCTCGTCCACCCAGCCGACCAACGAGCCGGCCCGTGCCCAGGCCGACGACGAGAGGGACCCCAACTGATGGCGTACCGAGCGAACTTCGACTGGATGCTCCAGGACCTCGCCAAGGGCGTACCTGGCATCCAGATGATCGTGGTGCTCTCCGCCGACGGACTGCGCATCGCCCGCCACGGCGGCGATCCGGACACCGCCGACCGGGTCGCCGCGGCCTGCGCCGGACTGCAGAGCCTGGCGAGCGCCGTGGCCGACGAGATCCCGACCAGCGACGGCCAGATGCGGATGATCCTCATCGAGGTCAACGGCGGCTACTTCTACCTGATGGCCGCGGGGCCCAACGCCTATCTCGCGGTGCTCTCCAACATCGTCGCCGAACCGGGCCTGATGAGCGCCCAGATGCGCGACCTCGTCGACCGGATCGGTCCCCACCTGACCAGTCCGCCGAGGCGCAACGGGAAGGCCGTATGACTCCTCCGCAACGCAAACGGCGCTCCGCCAGGCCGGAGCCACCACCCCAGCCGCAGCCGGCTCCCCAGGAGGGCGGCGCGGGCAACGACAGCACGGACGGCACGCAGGGCAAGGACGGCAAGCCCTCCAACCCCGAGCGCCTGTTCGTGATCGGTGAGGCGGACGGGGACCGCGCGGAGCTCGACCTGGTCACGTTAGTCGTGGCGCGCGCCGAGCCCAAGCCGTCCACCAGCCCGGAACAGGCGGCGGTACTCCGGCTGTGTGCCGCCCCGCTCTCCGTGGCCGAGTTGTCGGCCTACCTCAGTCTGCCGTTCAGCGTGATCACCGTCCTGCTCACCGAGATGCTGACGGCCGAACTCGTGCAGGCACGCGCCCCAGTCGTCCGCCAGGCGCTCCCGGACCGTTCCATCCTCGAAGCGGTGATGCATGGACTTCAAAAGCTCTGACACCATCCCGGGCCCACGCACCGAGGACCATCTGCCGCACACGGCACAGGCCGCGGTGAAGATCGTCATCGTGGGCGGCTTCGGGGTCGGCAAGACCACCATGGTCGGCTCGGTCAGCGAGATCAAACCGCTGACCACCGAGGAGACCATGACGCAGGCCGGCGTCGGTGTCGACGACAACTACGGCTCCGACTCCAAGACCGCCACCACCGTGGCGATGGACTTCGGCCGCATCAGCATCACCGACCAGCTCGTGCTGTACCTCTTCGGCACGCCCGGCCAGGAACGCTTCTGGTTCCTGTGGAACGGGCTGTTCGAGGGCGCGCTGGGCGCGGTGGTCCTGGTCGACACCCGGCGGCTGGAGGTCAGCTTCGACGTCATGGGCCGGCTGGAGGAGTGCGGCGTGCCCTTCGTGGTCGCCGTCAACACCTTTCCGGACGGCCCCCGTTACCCGATCCCCGACCTGCGCACGGCGCTCGACCTGTCCGAGGAGATCCCGATCCTGGAGTGCGACGCCCGCCGCCGCGCCTCCAGCAAGGAGGTCCTCATGACGCTGATGCGTTTCCTGCACTCCCTCGCCATGACGGGCCAGCTCACCTGACCCGCCCGTACCGCCGCAGTCCCACTGCCCAGACAACGGTTCCCCCCACAGTTCCCGAAAGCGACTTGCTGTGACGCCTGAATCCCACTCCACGACCGGCACGGACGACCTCTCCATCAGCCCGCCCCCCGGCTGCCCCGCCCACAACGACGTCGGCCCCGGCGGACTGCACCGGCTCTACGGCCCCGACGCACAGGACCTGGGCGCCCTGTACGAGAAACTGCGTACCGAGCACGGTGCCGTCGCGCCCGTGCTGCTCCACGACGACGTACCGATGTGGGTGGTCCTCGGCCACGCCGAGAACCTGCACATGGTCCGCTCGCCCGCGCAGTTCACCCGGGACAGCCGCACCTGGAGCCCGCTGCAGGAGGGCATGGTCAAGCCCGACCACCCCCTCATGCCGCACATCGCCTGGCAGCCCATCTGCTCGCACGCCGAGGGCGACGAGCACCTCAGGCTGCGCGGCGCGGTCACCGGAGCCGTGACCACCATCGACTTCCGCAGCCTGCGCCGGCACATCACCCGCTACACCCAGATCCTCGTCAACCGGTTCTGCGAGGCGGGCGAGGCCGACCTCGTCAGCCAGTACGCCGACCACCTGCCGATGGCCGTGATGTGCGAGATCCTCGGCATGCCCGACGAGTACGGCGACCGGATCGTGCACGCCGCCCGCGACATGCTCAAGGGCACCGAGACCGCGATCGCCAGCAACCAGTACATCGTGGACGCCCTCGGACGGCTCGCCGCCCAGCGCCGCGCCCAGCCCGAGGACGACTTCACCAGCCACCTCGTCACCCACCCGGCCGGCCTCACCGACGACGAGGTCCGCGAACACCTGCGGGTCGTGCTCATCGCCGCCTACGAGGCCACCGCCAACCTCCTCGCCAACGTGCTGCGCACGGTCCTCACCGACCCGCGCTTCCGGGCCCAGCTCAACGGCGGCCAGATGACCGTGCCCGAGGCGGTCGAGCAGTCCCTGTGGGACGAGCCGCCGTTCAGCGCGGTCTTCGCCTACTTCGCCAAGCAGGAGACGGAGCTGGGCGGGCAGCGGATCCGCAAGGGGGACGGGCTGCTGTTCGCGCCCGCGCCGGGCAACGTCGACCCGAAGGTACGGCCCGACCTGACCGCCAACATGCAGGGCAACCGCTCCCACCTCGCCTTCGGCGGCGGGCCGCACGAGTGCCCCGGTCAGGACATCGGCCGTGCCATCGCCGACATCGGTGTGGACGCGCTGCTGATGAGGCTGCCGGACGTCGAACTCGACTGCGACGAGGAGGACCTGAGCTGGTCCGAGTCGATCTCCTCACGCCACCTGGTGGAGCTGCCCGTGCGGTTCGGCCCCAAGCCGCCGCAGGACGTGATGGAGAAGCCCGGCCTCCAGCCGGTGCCCCGGCAGCGCGGCACCTGGCAGCTCAGCACCACGGCACCCGAGCCGGCGCCCGCCCCCGAGGCCACGGCCACGCCCTCGCCCTCGCCCTCGCCCTCGCCCGAACAGCGGGGCACCGGCCCCGAGGCGCCCCGGCAGCCCGACGCCGAAGCGGGCGGCACCCGCAGGCCGAGCGCCTGGAAGCGGTTCCTGCGCTGGTGGCGGGGTTACTGACCGGCCCACTCCGGATCCCGGGACCAGGCCGTCAGCCTCCGCCCACTACGGAAGACATGCGCCAGCCCCGTGACCGGGTCGGTGAACTCCAGCTCCCGCGCCAGCAGTTGCAGCGGGCGCCGGAAGTCACCGGCCGGCACGGGGCCGGTCACCACCGGATACAGCGGATCGCCGAGGATGGGCACGCCCAGCGCGTTCATGTGCACCCGTAGTTGATGGGTCTGTCCGGTGCCGGGCACCAGCCGGTACCGGGCCAGGTCCGCGCGGTGCTCGATCAGCTCGATGCGGCTCACCGCGTTCGGCTTGCCCTCGACCTCGCGGGCGGTCAGCGTCCCGCGCTCCTTCACGATCCGGCTGCGCACGGTCCGGGGCAGGGCGAGCGCCGGGTCGTACGGCGCGACCGCCTCGTACACCTTGTGTACCCGCCGGTCCCGGAACAGCGTCTGGTACGCGCCCCGCTCCTCGGGCCGCACCGTGAACAGCACCAGCCCGGCGGTGAGCCGGTCCAGCCGGTGCGCGGCGCTCAGCGTGGGAATGCCCAGCTCGCGGCGGAGCCGGGCGAGGGCGGTCTGGGTGACATGGCTGCCGCGCGGGGTGGTGGCCAGGAAGTGCGGCTTGTCGACGACGACGATGTGCTCGTCGCGGTGCACGACCTCCAGCGGGAACGGCACCGGCACCTCGTCGGGCAGCTCCCGGTGGAACCACACGAACATCCCCGGCACATAGGCCGCGTCCGGCGCCACCGCCGTCCCGTCGGCCCCGACGACCTGCCCCGCCTCGAACATCCCGTCGACGACTCCGGCGCCGGCCCCGGTCAGCCGATCCACCAGATGTTCCCGCACCGTCGTCCACGTCCCCTGGAAGGGCAGCCGCACCCGCACCGGATCGACCCCGTCACGCTGCGGCAACGGGGAGGGCGGAATCCGGGTCCTGCGTCTCATCGCCGTCCAGCGTAAGCGCTCACGCGGGGGCGGCTGCGGGGGCCTGCGCCGGTTTGTCCGCCGTGGCGGTACTACGCGGTGCGGGGCCCTTCCTCGGCAGCGAGGCCTTCGGGCAGGAGTGTGTTGAGGGAGGTGACCGGGTGGCCGATCTCCAGCGAGCCGAGGAGGCCGCTCAGGAGACGGCCCCCCGGCACCGGCGCGGCCGGGTCGGGGAGAGGGAGGGCCTGAGCGGCAGGCGCCGACGCCAGCAGGGCGGTGGCCAGGACGGAGACACAAGCGAGTTTCTTGATCATGCTCGGCACAACGACGCGCCGCACCGTGGGGAAACGCAGGTCACCCAGTCGCACGAACGGTCCGGAAGCCCGGGACACCGCGGATACGGGTGGCGGCCCGAAAAGCCCGGGACACCCCGGATACGGCTACGCGGCCGTCGCCCCGGTCTCCTGCTCCGCGGCCGTCGCCCCGGTCTCCTGCTCCGCGGCCGTCGCCCCGGTCTCCTGCTCCGCCTCGATCCGGGCGTTCCACTCCCGCTTGGACGCCTGCCAGCCGTCCTCGTTGTGGCCGAGCCGCCAGTAGCCGGAGATGGACAGGTCCTCGCGCGGGAGCTGGCGCTCCACGCGCAGCAGCGCGCGCAGCTCCTTCACGAACGCCGCCTCGCCGTGCACGAACGCGTGCACCCGGCCCTCGGGGAACCGAAGCGCGCGGACCGCCTCGACCAGCGCCTCACCGACGGGCCGGTCGCCACGGTGCAGCCAGACGACCTCCGCGTCGGAGTCGATCTTCTGCTCCTCCTCGGCCCCGGCGACCTCCACGAAGGCCCGGACCTCGGCGCCGTCGGGCAGCGACTCCAGGGCGGTCGCGATCGCGGGCAGCGCGCTCTCGTCACCGACGAGCAGATGCCAGTCGGCGCTCGCGTCGGGGGCGTAGGCGCCGCCCGGGCCCATGAAGCGCAGGGTGTCTCCCGGCTGGGCGCGCATCGCCCAGGGGCCGGCCAGGCCCTCGTCGCCGTGCAGCACGAAGTCCAGGGTGAGCTCGCGCAGTTCGGGGTCCCAGGCGCGCACGGTGTACGTCCGGGTGACCGGCCACTGGTCGCGCGGGAACTCCTCGCGGATCCGCTGCACATCGAAGGGCTCCGGGTAGATCACGCCCTCGGCCGGGGGGAACAGCAGCTTCACATAGTGGTCGGTGCAGGTGCCCGCCGTGAACTCGGCGAGGCCGTCGCCGCCGAGCACCACGCGCTGCATGTGCGGGGTCAGCCGCTCGGTGCGGACGACCTGAGCGGAGTGAGCCCTGCGCGGCTGGCGGGCCGGACGTTCTGCCATGGCGGCCTCCCTGATCCGAGTAACTTAGGCTTACCTAAGCTAGCACTTCCGCCCCGCCGATGCCTCTTAGCTGTTCAAGTGCGTCTCGCCGGTGTTCAAGTGTAGGAGGCGAGTCGCCGGAATTGTCACGCTTCGAGTGTGGTGAGCAAGCGCTGCAGCGCGCCGCCGAGCCCCCAGCGCCCC
Proteins encoded in this window:
- a CDS encoding sensor histidine kinase, whose product is MVSVQSPPARRELPYARVLLLPAILMAAATGTAVALVAPSARTAVGLCGAVATLLVIAAAAEAVRRGRALRGAQAEHARHSAYLEGRIAAHHEDWVRFGEEIVPTALRRMAGGVSAVEVIRQLSLVDPAFRDMPDPQRQLLKKLMRIVDHEEALRDSAARSFVTIARRVQAIVHQQANELREMEEDHGRNPEVFDDLLRIDHGNALIGRLADSISVLGGGRPGRQWPLPVSLYSTLRGAMSRILEYRRIKLDNIARISVKGIYVEPVIHACAELFDNATRYSPPSTKVHVTAVQVQTGVAIEIEDAGVSFSEEARARIEGMLERAKAGVDLQDLGDAPRLGLAVVGRLCRAYNMQVALRSSAYGGVRAVVIVPSNMLTDEPGVGLAHGIGATSVPTVSPDALEGPKRPPKRRRPTSPKIPASVSPEDDVPVVTEWTANGLPQRRSRVKTPLSQRIREQYAAERAEKEAAEREGREPRSVWGAPEPKAENKDQPPPGMWVEAFMEGLKRPKPTSSTQPTNEPARAQADDERDPN
- a CDS encoding roadblock/LC7 domain-containing protein, whose product is MMAYRANFDWMLQDLAKGVPGIQMIVVLSADGLRIARHGGDPDTADRVAAACAGLQSLASAVADEIPTSDGQMRMILIEVNGGYFYLMAAGPNAYLAVLSNIVAEPGLMSAQMRDLVDRIGPHLTSPPRRNGKAV
- a CDS encoding DUF742 domain-containing protein — encoded protein: MTPPQRKRRSARPEPPPQPQPAPQEGGAGNDSTDGTQGKDGKPSNPERLFVIGEADGDRAELDLVTLVVARAEPKPSTSPEQAAVLRLCAAPLSVAELSAYLSLPFSVITVLLTEMLTAELVQARAPVVRQALPDRSILEAVMHGLQKL
- a CDS encoding GTP-binding protein; the protein is MDFKSSDTIPGPRTEDHLPHTAQAAVKIVIVGGFGVGKTTMVGSVSEIKPLTTEETMTQAGVGVDDNYGSDSKTATTVAMDFGRISITDQLVLYLFGTPGQERFWFLWNGLFEGALGAVVLVDTRRLEVSFDVMGRLEECGVPFVVAVNTFPDGPRYPIPDLRTALDLSEEIPILECDARRRASSKEVLMTLMRFLHSLAMTGQLT
- a CDS encoding cytochrome P450 codes for the protein MTPESHSTTGTDDLSISPPPGCPAHNDVGPGGLHRLYGPDAQDLGALYEKLRTEHGAVAPVLLHDDVPMWVVLGHAENLHMVRSPAQFTRDSRTWSPLQEGMVKPDHPLMPHIAWQPICSHAEGDEHLRLRGAVTGAVTTIDFRSLRRHITRYTQILVNRFCEAGEADLVSQYADHLPMAVMCEILGMPDEYGDRIVHAARDMLKGTETAIASNQYIVDALGRLAAQRRAQPEDDFTSHLVTHPAGLTDDEVREHLRVVLIAAYEATANLLANVLRTVLTDPRFRAQLNGGQMTVPEAVEQSLWDEPPFSAVFAYFAKQETELGGQRIRKGDGLLFAPAPGNVDPKVRPDLTANMQGNRSHLAFGGGPHECPGQDIGRAIADIGVDALLMRLPDVELDCDEEDLSWSESISSRHLVELPVRFGPKPPQDVMEKPGLQPVPRQRGTWQLSTTAPEPAPAPEATATPSPSPSPSPEQRGTGPEAPRQPDAEAGGTRRPSAWKRFLRWWRGY
- a CDS encoding RluA family pseudouridine synthase, with product MRRRTRIPPSPLPQRDGVDPVRVRLPFQGTWTTVREHLVDRLTGAGAGVVDGMFEAGQVVGADGTAVAPDAAYVPGMFVWFHRELPDEVPVPFPLEVVHRDEHIVVVDKPHFLATTPRGSHVTQTALARLRRELGIPTLSAAHRLDRLTAGLVLFTVRPEERGAYQTLFRDRRVHKVYEAVAPYDPALALPRTVRSRIVKERGTLTAREVEGKPNAVSRIELIEHRADLARYRLVPGTGQTHQLRVHMNALGVPILGDPLYPVVTGPVPAGDFRRPLQLLARELEFTDPVTGLAHVFRSGRRLTAWSRDPEWAGQ
- a CDS encoding siderophore-interacting protein, with product MAERPARQPRRAHSAQVVRTERLTPHMQRVVLGGDGLAEFTAGTCTDHYVKLLFPPAEGVIYPEPFDVQRIREEFPRDQWPVTRTYTVRAWDPELRELTLDFVLHGDEGLAGPWAMRAQPGDTLRFMGPGGAYAPDASADWHLLVGDESALPAIATALESLPDGAEVRAFVEVAGAEEEQKIDSDAEVVWLHRGDRPVGEALVEAVRALRFPEGRVHAFVHGEAAFVKELRALLRVERQLPREDLSISGYWRLGHNEDGWQASKREWNARIEAEQETGATAAEQETGATAAEQETGATAA